A genomic stretch from Telmatocola sphagniphila includes:
- a CDS encoding coproporphyrinogen-III oxidase family protein: MATIPLETTSAEQQKEKTGLGNYFIANYPPFSFWKPDYLSEAKKALESPPTPNTPLGLYLHIPFCRKRCKFCYFRVYTDKNAKDIEVYLDALVKEVSILAQQPVVAGRPWDYVYFGGGTPSYLSAKQLQSLMERLQEIKPWDQAREVTFECEPGTLQKPKLETLRKLGVTRISLGVENFKPEILQYNGRAHLEEEIHRAFGWARELEFPQINVDLIAGMVGEDWENWRDCVRKTIALSPDSVTIYQMELPYNTVFSKEAKELGADEPRLAIADWPTKRAWVEYAFKTFCEAGYEVSSTVTVVKKKTQFVYRDALWRGADMFGTGVASFGHINGVHIQNLDTWEAYIDKLNHGELPLGRAFPTTPRDRLIREMVLQLKEGHLDDRYFQQKFGVDILQEFAPVLQKLQDEGWLERRSDKIQMTPAGLLQVDRHLPNFFDPQYISQRYT; encoded by the coding sequence ATGGCTACGATCCCGCTGGAAACCACGTCCGCCGAGCAGCAAAAAGAAAAGACCGGGCTGGGCAATTACTTCATTGCCAACTATCCGCCCTTTTCTTTCTGGAAGCCGGATTATCTTTCGGAGGCGAAAAAAGCTCTGGAATCGCCCCCTACCCCCAACACTCCGCTGGGGCTCTATCTGCACATCCCATTCTGCCGGAAGCGCTGCAAGTTCTGCTACTTCCGCGTCTATACCGACAAGAACGCCAAGGACATCGAAGTCTATCTCGATGCCCTGGTGAAGGAAGTCTCCATCCTCGCTCAACAGCCGGTGGTGGCCGGTCGCCCCTGGGACTACGTCTACTTCGGCGGCGGCACCCCTTCCTACCTCAGCGCCAAGCAACTCCAGTCGCTCATGGAACGCTTGCAGGAAATCAAGCCGTGGGATCAGGCCCGGGAAGTGACTTTCGAATGCGAGCCGGGCACCTTACAAAAACCGAAACTGGAGACTTTGCGAAAGCTCGGAGTCACCCGCATCAGCCTGGGGGTCGAAAATTTTAAACCGGAAATTCTTCAGTACAATGGCCGGGCGCACCTGGAAGAAGAAATTCACCGCGCATTCGGCTGGGCTCGCGAACTGGAATTCCCGCAAATTAACGTCGACTTGATTGCCGGCATGGTTGGTGAAGATTGGGAAAACTGGCGGGATTGCGTTCGCAAAACGATTGCGCTCAGCCCTGACAGCGTGACCATTTACCAGATGGAACTTCCTTACAATACGGTCTTTTCGAAAGAAGCCAAGGAACTGGGGGCGGACGAACCACGCCTGGCCATCGCCGACTGGCCGACGAAGCGGGCCTGGGTGGAGTATGCCTTCAAAACCTTCTGTGAAGCGGGTTATGAAGTTTCCAGCACGGTAACAGTTGTGAAGAAGAAAACCCAGTTCGTCTACCGTGACGCCCTCTGGCGCGGTGCCGATATGTTCGGTACTGGCGTAGCCTCTTTCGGCCACATCAACGGCGTTCACATTCAAAACTTGGACACCTGGGAAGCCTACATCGACAAACTCAATCATGGTGAACTCCCCTTAGGGAGAGCGTTTCCCACTACACCCCGCGATCGCCTGATTCGCGAAATGGTGCTTCAGCTGAAGGAAGGCCATTTGGACGACCGCTATTTTCAGCAGAAATTCGGCGTGGATATCCTCCAGGAGTTTGCCCCGGTTCTGCAGAAACTTCAGGACGAGGGCTGGCTGGAACGCCGTAGCGATAAGATTCAAATGACCCCCGCCGGTTTACTTCAGGTCGATAGACATCTGCCCAATTTCTTCGATCCGCAATATATCAGCCAACGATATACTTAA
- a CDS encoding glycine cleavage system protein H yields the protein MSNLTFLMGKFPAELPTDRRYCRNHMWCRTEESGLLRFGFSSYAVRLMQDVYFLDWCVNEGDAIQLKQQIGNIETSKAVSDLFSPVAGQLVSINQQLLKDPSGINVDIYGAGWLFDMKGEPVPTMSPQEYFEFLEKGWENTQRILKGQMGD from the coding sequence ATGTCGAATCTGACTTTCCTGATGGGCAAATTCCCCGCCGAATTGCCCACCGATAGACGCTATTGCCGCAATCACATGTGGTGCCGGACCGAAGAGTCGGGCCTTCTGCGATTTGGCTTCAGTTCCTATGCCGTTCGGCTGATGCAGGACGTGTACTTTCTGGACTGGTGCGTCAACGAAGGGGATGCGATCCAGCTAAAGCAGCAAATTGGGAATATCGAGACTTCGAAGGCCGTCAGCGACCTCTTTTCGCCGGTGGCCGGGCAGCTCGTGAGCATTAATCAGCAACTTTTGAAGGATCCCTCGGGCATCAATGTCGATATTTACGGTGCGGGCTGGTTGTTCGATATGAAGGGGGAGCCTGTGCCGACGATGAGCCCCCAGGAATACTTCGAATTTCTGGAAAAAGGTTGGGAGAACACCCAGCGGATCCTGAAAGGGCAGATGGGGGATTGA